A single Mesomycoplasma bovoculi M165/69 DNA region contains:
- the frr gene encoding ribosome recycling factor: MENKKEISFFTNLVDTKAQEVFSHLEKSFSKINIGRANPQILAAIKVDYYGTLTPINEVATITVPSALQLLIRPYETNLVKEIASAIVAHKLEVQVQKEANQVRLIFPELTTDKRKELVKSLKKYEEEAKVKVRLIRQDVNKIIKNEELSEDEKKDYLDKIQKQVDKIIEKIEKILSEKSASLLNF, from the coding sequence ATGGAAAATAAAAAGGAAATAAGTTTTTTTACAAATTTAGTAGATACTAAAGCTCAAGAAGTTTTTTCACACTTAGAAAAAAGTTTTTCAAAAATTAATATTGGAAGGGCTAACCCTCAAATTCTAGCTGCAATTAAAGTTGACTATTATGGAACTTTAACACCAATAAATGAAGTTGCAACCATTACAGTTCCTTCAGCTCTCCAACTTTTAATTCGTCCATATGAAACAAATTTAGTTAAAGAAATTGCTAGTGCAATTGTTGCACACAAACTTGAAGTTCAAGTTCAAAAAGAAGCTAATCAAGTTCGCTTAATTTTTCCAGAATTAACAACAGACAAAAGAAAAGAATTAGTTAAATCATTGAAAAAATATGAAGAAGAAGCTAAAGTGAAAGTTCGCTTAATTCGTCAAGATGTGAATAAAATTATAAAAAATGAAGAATTAAGTGAAGATGAAAAAAAAGATTATTTAGATAAAATTCAAAAGCAAGTTGACAAAATTATTGAAAAAATTGAAAAAATTTTAAGTGAAAAATCAGCATCACTATTAAACTTTTAA
- a CDS encoding PolC-type DNA polymerase III: MNIALKKFCDFIKWQIPSSWEDAVLIHNTSNDDVFDLTIEKETIPKIKDVESLFYLVMQINKNYQKEHSFKISLKLDFKQNCFSAEEFLEYSNFLMKLITNERNFFQRCEIIENRCAEFSIFIFNKEQYEEFLKYEPVFLNKGEKFGLKNLKINVIFEDRPEVFTPPPQSTHIVKPFAETPKSSKKTTNTTKLEDFKSIKLEDIRTYPEPFVTFVGQVYKINSGKTKNNRFRYNLFIVDGFYKEAVKVDYFNLAKPLEIDENDYVQVWAEIVDPKNIYKEIIELKPRKIKVIEKPKDFSLNLVDEAVEKRVELTARTSKSTMDGISSPADYVKIAKQFGHTAIGIADLDSVQAFPDFYKEIKKSNIKAIYGSTFSTISSQIKKVLNLNEDFNLLKSRYVVLDLETTGLSPEYSEIIEFGAVVVENNEIVEEHQFFVNPGVKIPSKITTITNITQQMIDEQGISKSEAFRKISNIIKDSVMVAHNAKFDFKFLQKLFINEGKTKILTPIIDTLEVARFLLPSLKSHSLKNVSKTIGVIYDETVAHRADYDAKVLAQVWQSFLQQFVEQKVSTLSSLQNQKSTIFELKPDRVFSKELTVIAKNQVGLKKLYKMISIANTDNLIANKPLLFYDKLEKDSDLIIGTGGPNSQIFEFLLYGLKEEVEEIIDIYDFIELPPPIAFIHLIKREIVKEEHIYDALSYLVSLGKKYNKPVVAVGDVRYCEPREKIFHELYIYAKGVGGSAHPLFDYRDKDKNSHIFPDKYFFNTQELIDQFSFLNNSELVFEIVVKNSNLIANQIDNNIEIIKENLYPPKIENSSQKLRDFAYEVAHKKYGNPLPQLISDRIKKELDPIIQQGFDVVYWISKQLVEEAKKEGSIVDSRGSVGSSIVAYLVGITDVNPLKPHYVCLKCQYVEFSEAPEILCGFDLPSKNCPNCDQPLDRDGQNIPFETFLGFNAEKVPDIDLNFAGDIQLKMHNFIRKIFGEKNTFRAGTVLTSAEKTVFGYARNLGEIKSQINKRFDSNIELSYFTNTFMDFLSTKASGVKRTSGRHAGGIVVIPNDYEIEDFTPVNYPANDEKSDWKTTHFDYKPMQNNILKFDILGHDDPVILLMLEKLTNLKAEQIPKNDPKILELFKSTKSLKIQPSQIAGETTGAMGIPEFGTHFVRGMLLTAPVSSIADIIAICGLAHGTNVWQGNAESLITKENLTIKDVISCRDDIMLYLINKGLASYDAFEIMEQVRKGKGINANQEKLLIEKDVPNWYIDSLQKISYLFPKAHAAAYVAKAWKLAFFKLYYPLAFYAVYFSIRSNTKDIDKMILNPRQLEPIVKDLKERMKIKKATKKEEDLCYMLEIVMELKARGFEIQKIDLYRSEATEWQIDYENNALIPPFSSLDGIGDVNAINIVKARKEKPFKSIEDFVKRTETNQTITQKLTEMGVFGTLSKKDQINIFEL, encoded by the coding sequence ATGAATATTGCACTTAAAAAATTTTGCGATTTTATCAAATGGCAAATCCCATCTAGTTGAGAAGATGCAGTTTTAATTCACAACACTTCTAATGATGATGTTTTTGATTTGACTATAGAAAAAGAGACAATCCCAAAGATAAAAGATGTAGAATCACTATTTTATTTAGTGATGCAAATTAATAAAAATTATCAAAAAGAGCACTCTTTTAAGATAAGTTTGAAATTAGATTTTAAACAAAATTGTTTTAGTGCTGAAGAATTTTTGGAATATTCCAATTTTTTAATGAAATTAATTACAAATGAACGTAATTTTTTTCAAAGATGTGAAATAATAGAAAATCGTTGTGCAGAATTTTCGATATTTATTTTTAATAAAGAACAATATGAAGAATTTTTAAAATATGAACCAGTTTTTTTAAACAAAGGTGAGAAATTTGGGTTAAAAAATTTAAAAATAAATGTTATTTTTGAAGATAGACCTGAAGTTTTTACCCCACCTCCACAGTCCACTCATATTGTTAAACCTTTTGCTGAAACCCCTAAATCTTCTAAAAAAACAACCAATACTACAAAATTGGAAGATTTTAAAAGCATAAAATTAGAAGATATCAGAACATATCCGGAACCTTTTGTTACTTTTGTTGGTCAAGTTTATAAAATTAATAGTGGTAAAACTAAAAATAATAGATTTCGTTATAACTTGTTTATTGTAGATGGATTTTATAAGGAAGCAGTCAAAGTAGATTATTTTAATTTGGCCAAACCCTTAGAGATTGATGAAAATGATTATGTGCAAGTTTGAGCTGAAATAGTAGATCCTAAAAATATTTATAAAGAAATAATCGAACTTAAACCTAGAAAAATAAAAGTTATAGAAAAACCTAAAGATTTTTCTTTAAATTTAGTGGATGAAGCAGTAGAAAAACGTGTTGAATTAACTGCTAGAACATCCAAATCCACTATGGATGGAATTTCAAGCCCTGCAGATTATGTGAAGATAGCCAAACAATTTGGACACACTGCTATTGGGATTGCTGATTTAGATTCTGTGCAAGCTTTTCCAGATTTTTATAAAGAAATAAAAAAATCTAATATTAAAGCAATTTATGGTTCAACATTTTCAACAATTTCATCACAAATTAAAAAAGTTTTGAATTTGAATGAAGATTTTAACTTGCTCAAGTCTAGATATGTTGTTTTAGACTTAGAGACAACTGGATTAAGTCCAGAATATTCTGAAATTATTGAATTTGGTGCTGTTGTTGTAGAAAATAATGAAATTGTAGAAGAACATCAATTTTTTGTAAATCCTGGAGTCAAAATTCCATCTAAAATTACAACCATTACAAATATTACTCAACAAATGATAGATGAGCAAGGTATTTCTAAATCAGAAGCTTTTAGAAAAATTTCAAATATTATTAAAGATTCAGTTATGGTTGCTCACAACGCAAAATTTGATTTTAAATTTTTACAAAAACTCTTTATAAATGAAGGTAAAACAAAAATTTTAACACCTATTATTGATACTTTAGAAGTGGCCCGTTTTCTACTTCCGAGTTTAAAAAGCCATAGTCTTAAGAATGTTAGCAAAACTATTGGTGTAATTTATGATGAGACAGTTGCTCACCGTGCTGATTATGATGCCAAAGTGTTAGCTCAAGTCTGGCAATCTTTTTTACAACAATTTGTGGAACAAAAAGTTTCAACTTTGTCTAGTTTGCAAAACCAAAAAAGTACTATTTTTGAACTTAAACCTGATCGAGTTTTTTCTAAGGAACTTACAGTCATTGCTAAAAATCAAGTAGGACTCAAGAAACTTTATAAAATGATTTCTATTGCTAACACAGATAATTTAATTGCTAATAAGCCTTTGCTTTTTTATGATAAGCTTGAAAAAGATAGTGATTTGATAATAGGAACAGGTGGTCCTAATTCTCAAATTTTTGAGTTTTTGCTATATGGTTTAAAAGAAGAAGTTGAAGAAATTATAGATATTTATGATTTTATAGAATTACCCCCACCTATAGCTTTCATTCATTTAATTAAACGTGAAATTGTGAAGGAAGAGCATATTTATGATGCACTTTCTTATTTAGTGAGTTTGGGAAAAAAATATAATAAACCAGTTGTGGCAGTAGGTGATGTTCGTTATTGCGAACCTCGTGAAAAAATTTTTCATGAATTATACATTTATGCCAAAGGTGTTGGTGGATCGGCTCATCCACTTTTTGATTATAGAGATAAAGATAAAAACTCTCATATTTTTCCTGATAAATACTTTTTTAATACACAAGAACTTATTGATCAATTTTCTTTTTTAAATAATTCCGAATTGGTTTTTGAAATTGTTGTAAAAAATTCAAATTTGATTGCAAATCAAATTGATAACAATATTGAAATAATTAAAGAAAATTTATATCCGCCTAAAATTGAAAATTCGAGTCAAAAATTGAGAGATTTTGCTTATGAAGTTGCACACAAAAAATACGGAAATCCACTTCCACAATTAATTTCAGATAGAATTAAAAAAGAATTGGACCCAATTATACAACAAGGATTTGATGTTGTTTATTGAATTTCTAAACAATTAGTTGAAGAAGCAAAAAAAGAAGGTTCAATTGTTGATTCCAGAGGTTCTGTTGGCTCTTCAATTGTGGCATATTTAGTTGGTATTACTGATGTAAACCCTTTAAAACCCCACTATGTTTGTTTGAAATGTCAATATGTAGAATTTTCAGAAGCACCTGAAATTTTATGCGGTTTTGACTTACCTAGCAAAAATTGTCCCAATTGTGACCAACCCTTAGACCGAGATGGTCAAAATATTCCATTTGAGACATTTTTAGGATTTAATGCAGAAAAAGTTCCTGATATTGATTTAAACTTTGCGGGTGATATTCAATTAAAAATGCACAATTTTATTCGTAAAATCTTTGGTGAAAAAAACACATTTCGTGCTGGAACAGTGCTAACTAGTGCTGAAAAAACAGTTTTTGGGTATGCCAGAAATTTGGGTGAAATAAAATCTCAAATAAATAAACGTTTTGATTCTAATATAGAACTTAGTTATTTTACAAACACATTTATGGACTTTTTATCAACAAAAGCTAGTGGAGTAAAACGAACTAGTGGTCGGCATGCCGGAGGTATTGTTGTAATTCCAAATGACTATGAAATTGAAGACTTTACACCAGTTAACTATCCCGCAAATGATGAAAAATCAGATTGAAAAACAACACATTTTGATTACAAACCAATGCAAAATAACATCTTAAAATTTGATATTTTAGGTCACGATGATCCTGTGATTTTATTAATGCTTGAAAAATTAACAAATTTAAAAGCTGAGCAAATCCCTAAGAATGATCCAAAAATTTTAGAACTTTTTAAATCAACTAAAAGTCTTAAAATTCAACCATCACAAATTGCAGGTGAAACAACAGGAGCAATGGGTATTCCTGAATTTGGTACTCACTTTGTTCGAGGAATGCTTTTGACTGCTCCAGTATCAAGTATTGCTGATATTATTGCAATTTGTGGTCTTGCTCATGGAACAAATGTTTGACAAGGGAATGCAGAAAGTTTGATCACCAAAGAAAATTTAACAATTAAAGATGTTATTTCTTGTCGTGATGATATAATGCTTTACCTAATTAACAAGGGTTTGGCTTCTTATGATGCCTTTGAAATTATGGAACAAGTTAGAAAAGGCAAAGGGATTAATGCAAATCAAGAAAAACTTTTGATTGAAAAAGATGTACCTAATTGATACATTGATTCCTTGCAAAAAATTAGTTATCTTTTTCCAAAAGCTCATGCTGCTGCTTATGTGGCCAAAGCTTGAAAACTTGCATTTTTTAAACTTTATTATCCACTTGCTTTTTATGCTGTTTATTTTTCTATTCGTTCCAATACAAAAGATATTGATAAAATGATTTTAAATCCAAGGCAGTTAGAACCCATTGTTAAGGATTTAAAAGAAAGAATGAAAATTAAGAAAGCAACAAAAAAAGAAGAAGATTTGTGCTATATGCTTGAAATTGTTATGGAATTAAAAGCTCGTGGTTTTGAAATTCAAAAAATAGATTTGTATCGTTCAGAAGCTACAGAATGGCAAATTGATTATGAGAATAATGCACTCATCCCTCCCTTTTCCTCACTAGATGGTATTGGTGATGTCAATGCGATTAACATTGTTAAAGCAAGAAAGGAAAAACCCTTTAAATCTATAGAGGATTTTGTAAAAAGAACAGAAACCAATCAAACTATTACTCAAAAATTAACTGAAATGGGTGTGTTTGGAACACTTTCTAAAAAAGACCAAATTAATATCTTTGAATTATAA
- a CDS encoding phosphatidate cytidylyltransferase has protein sequence MLKFKSEKINDLVRRSIFGFIMLLLVFPILFITYYANVTGKIIGLIVFGLALAYSVYEIIQHFQLNKLSTIVLSLIPLYAYFLPVHVIETLLFNNNLNDNKESSILVKLISEQFQDYNILIVLVVVVIIFLLELKNNNKKQVILNSIITFIVIYLATIFFKLIWIINIFNIYLLLFLGFIAVFSDVFGYFAGTLFGQKIFHFSLKISPNKSLEGFISAFIFSALFISLIVFFGHSIIPPVSKLVVFQTLLIIILPIVAIIGDLFFSFIKRLLKIKDFSKIIKSHGGVFDRFDSTSFVFLFFAIILIISF, from the coding sequence ATGTTGAAATTCAAAAGCGAAAAAATAAATGATTTAGTAAGAAGAAGTATTTTTGGTTTTATAATGCTTCTTCTTGTTTTTCCTATCTTATTTATAACTTATTATGCAAATGTAACAGGGAAGATCATAGGTTTGATTGTGTTTGGCCTTGCTCTTGCTTATAGTGTTTATGAAATTATTCAGCATTTTCAACTTAATAAACTTTCCACAATAGTTTTAAGTTTGATTCCACTTTATGCTTATTTTTTGCCAGTTCATGTTATTGAAACTTTATTATTTAATAATAACTTAAATGACAATAAGGAATCATCCATATTAGTCAAATTAATAAGTGAACAATTTCAAGATTACAATATTTTAATTGTATTAGTTGTAGTAGTTATTATTTTTTTATTAGAACTTAAAAATAATAATAAAAAACAAGTAATTTTGAATAGCATAATTACATTTATTGTAATTTATTTAGCAACTATTTTTTTTAAATTAATATGAATAATAAACATTTTTAACATTTATTTGCTTTTATTTTTAGGTTTTATAGCAGTTTTTTCAGATGTTTTTGGATATTTTGCAGGAACCCTTTTTGGTCAAAAAATTTTTCATTTTTCATTAAAAATCTCCCCTAATAAAAGTTTGGAAGGTTTTATATCAGCTTTTATTTTTAGTGCTTTATTTATTTCTTTAATTGTATTTTTTGGACATTCAATAATTCCACCAGTTTCCAAACTTGTTGTTTTTCAAACATTATTAATTATTATTTTACCAATAGTTGCAATTATTGGAGATTTATTTTTTTCATTTATAAAAAGACTTTTAAAGATAAAAGATTTTTCAAAAATAATCAAAAGTCATGGTGGAGTTTTTGATAGGTTTGATTCAACATCTTTTGTTTTTTTATTTTTTGCAATTATATTAATTATTAGTTTTTAA
- the pyrH gene encoding UMP kinase, with the protein MPETILIKLSGESLANKQKSLAIDYELVRNIGSQLAQVQKLGHKILIVIGGGNFWRGASAEKNGIKRNKADYIGMLATIMNGLALESVFNDLGLKTRVLSSISTDPRVCEYYINEKAKKYLENNNIIIFVGGTGRPYFTTDSATTLFASEMGAKLILVGKNNVNGVFDSDPNTNPNAIRYDEITYDEIIEKNLKVMDSTAFSMARDNNLKLVIFDIKEEDSIVKVIQGNIKHTKVY; encoded by the coding sequence ATGCCAGAAACAATATTAATTAAATTATCAGGCGAAAGCCTTGCAAATAAACAAAAATCACTTGCAATTGATTATGAACTAGTTAGAAATATAGGTTCACAGTTAGCGCAAGTACAAAAATTAGGTCACAAAATTCTTATTGTGATAGGAGGTGGAAACTTTTGACGTGGAGCCTCTGCAGAAAAAAATGGGATTAAGCGTAATAAAGCTGATTATATAGGAATGTTGGCAACTATCATGAATGGTTTGGCCTTAGAATCAGTTTTTAATGATTTAGGACTTAAAACCAGAGTTTTGTCCTCCATTAGCACAGACCCTCGAGTTTGTGAATATTACATTAATGAAAAAGCTAAAAAATATTTGGAAAATAACAATATAATTATTTTTGTAGGAGGTACAGGTCGTCCTTACTTTACTACAGACAGTGCAACCACATTGTTTGCATCTGAAATGGGAGCTAAATTAATTCTAGTTGGGAAAAATAATGTAAATGGAGTTTTTGACTCAGATCCTAACACCAATCCAAACGCAATTCGTTATGATGAAATAACTTATGATGAAATTATTGAAAAAAACTTAAAAGTTATGGATTCTACAGCGTTTTCAATGGCTAGAGACAATAATTTAAAATTAGTAATCTTTGATATAAAAGAAGAAGATTCAATTGTTAAAGTAATTCAAGGTAACATAAAACACACAAAGGTATATTAA